The Natrarchaeobius halalkaliphilus genomic sequence GGGATGGCGCTCGACCTCGAGAGCTGTGACGGCTGTCTCTCCTGTGTCGTCGCCTGCAACGCAGAACACAACTGGAACGAGGGGGCGAACTGGATGTACATTCTGGCCTACGACGACGGAACCGTCGAGTCGCCCGAGCCGGAGCAGGCGGACACCGCCCGCGATTTCAACTACCTGATCCGGCCCTGCCAGCACTGCACCGACGCACCGTGTGAGAAAGTCTGCCCGACGACGGCCCGTCACACCCGCGAAGACGGCGGACTCGTTTTGACGGACTACGACGTCTGCATCGGCTGTCGGTACTGTCAGGTCGCCTGTCCCTACGGCGTCAACTACTTCCAGTGGGACGACCCGGAGGTTCCCGACGAGGAGCTCAACGAGGACATGATCTACGACGACCGGGACCGGTGGGTCAGCAGCCGCGGTCCACGCGGCGTCATGGAGAAATGCATCTTCGACCCCGCCCGACAGGACGGCCAGATGGGCGAAGACATGGTCGGGACGACCGCCTGCGAGGACGCCTGCCCACCCGGTGCGATCCAGTTCGGCGATATGAACGATCCCGACAGCGATCCGCGACAGTACCTCGAGAACGTCCCGCTCGCCCGCGCCAGAGAGCAAGCCCCCGACGATGACGACGAGCTACAGGAGGCGATCGCGATCCTCGACGGAGACGAAGAGCCGGACGAGATGGACGAAGAGGACGCGATGGAACTTCTCGAAGCCGAGTTCGGCGACGACGGCTCGCGATTCAAGCTCCTAGAGGAGTTCAACACCAATCCGAACGTCACGTACATCGGCAACGAGCCGGGCGCGAACGCCGAGCAGGTCGAGGGGCCGGTCGCCTACGCGGACGTCGGGCAGGTCGACAATCGAAAGACGGTTCTCGACGAGAAAACAGTCGGGTTCAACGAACTATCACTGTAGCGCCGGAGTTCCGTCGAATCCAGAGCTGTCACGCCGAGTCGACCGTCACGCCGAGTACGCCCGATCGACACGCCGGCCGGCGGTCCGACTCGAGAGGATGGATTCTTCGTTCCGCGGTCGAACGGTGCCGTATGGAGCGTCGCCAGCGGATACTCGTCGGTTCGATCTGGATCGCGGTCGCGGCACTGATAGCAACGACCCTGGAGCCGGGAGTTACGTCCACCAGCGGCGTGATCGCGCGGCTGTTCGTCGTTGCGCTCGCGCTGTTTCTCGCGGCGGTGTACCTGCTCGATCCATGGGATCTGATCAGTCGAAAGCCCTTCTAGCGGCGAGAAAGCGCTTGGGACAGGGGACCGTATCAGTCGTCGGCCGGCGCGAGCGGCTCGGCTTCGACCGCGAGTAGCCGGTCGAGGGCGTCGACCATCGCCTCGACGCTCGCGCGGGTGATGTCGGCTTCGCTTCGTGCGACGGTCACGGAGCGGTCGTCCTTGGCCATCGTGACCTCGACGGTGACGACGGCGTCCGTTCCGCCCGTCACCGCGTCGACGCGGTAGGACTCGAGTTCGGCGTCGGCCGCCGAGCCGAGCGCTTCTCGCACCGCGGAGACGGCCGCGTCGACGGGTCCCGAGCCGGTGCCGCTGGCGACGCGTTCCTCGCCGGCGACCTCGAGTCGGATGCTGGCGGTCGGGACGGCCCCGCCGCTGGTGGCGGTGAGATCGAGCAGTTCGACGACGCGCTCGCGGTCGTCGCCGGTAACGTCTTCAGCGACGGCGAGCAGGTCGGCGTCGGTGACGCGACGGCCGCGATCACCGAGTTCGGTCACGCGCGTTGCGATCTCGGCGATCTCGTCGTCGCCGGCCTCCACGTCGTGTTCCTCGAGCGTGGCCTTGACCCCGGCGCGGCCGGTGTGCTTGCCGAGTGCGATTCGGCGTTCGCGCCCGACCGTCTCGGGAGCGTAGGGCTCGTACATCTTGTCGTCTTTGAGCGTGCCGTCGGTGTGGATGCCGCTCTCGTGGGTGAACGCGTTCTCCCCGATGACGGCCTTGTTCGGCGGCAACTGCACGCCCGTCGAGCGCGAGACGATCTGTGCGAGGTCGTACAGTTCCTCGAGTTCGACGGTGTCGACGCCGTAGACGTGCGAGAGCGCGATCGCCACCTCCTCGAGAGCGACGTTTCCGGCGCGTTCACCGAGTCCGTTGACTGTGCAGTGAACGAGGTCGGCACCGGCCGAAATCGCCGCGAGCGCGTTGGTCACGCCGAGTCCCAGATCGTCGTGAGTGTGCGCGCTGACCGGGCCCAGCTGGGCGAGCCTCTCGACCGCCTGTGCGGTTCGTTCCGGACCCGTGTGGCCGACGGTGTCGGCAAAGCAGGTCCGGTCTGCGCCCGTCTCGAGGGCGGTCGTGCCGAGTTCCTCGAGATAGTCGAGATCGGCACGGGAGCCGTCCTCTCCGATGACCTCGACCCAGAGATCGTGAGACGTGGCGTACTCGACGAGTTCGGCGGTTCTCTCGAGGTTGTCCTCGCGGGACGTTCCGACCTTGTCCTCGACATGACGGTCGCTCGCGGGGACCACGATGTGAACCCCGTCGACGTCGCAATCGAGCGCGAGATCGATGTCCGATCGCATCCCGCGACAGAAGCTGGTTACGGTCGCTTCGAGATCGAGATCGGTGACGCGTGCGATGGCCTGGCGTTCGCCCGCGCCGGTACAGGCGCTGCCAGCCTCGATGACGTCGACACCCGTACGCTCTAACGCGCGGGCAATTTCGACTTTCTCGTCGGGCGACAGCGAGACGCCCGGTGCTTGTTCGCCGTCGCGAAGCGTCGTATCGAGAAGACGGACTGTGCGATCCGATGGAATCGTCTGTTCGGTGGAGTGTTGTACAGGCAAGAGTGATGAACTGCGATCAGTGTCGCCGCGGAATTTCACGCCCAGCCGGGTTGCCCCGACTTCCTCTATCCTCGTCGTCCGGCGTAGAGAACGAATCTCGAGCCATGTAACTCGAGTTATCGAACGGCC encodes the following:
- a CDS encoding 4Fe-4S ferredoxin N-terminal domain-containing protein, whose amino-acid sequence is MSSNDDDRTGDDRKNGDDGRGEEPFHPLGTEAEDRYEAMLEEGEYDAELGMEMAKDAMALTKGELSESEFYDRHHEAILEEFGEDDRPMAERVESAREEGRLEGALSRLGADDESRRAVMKKMGAGAGALGLGAFTATDDGTEADPSVAAQDDDADDTADGDDVQWGMALDLESCDGCLSCVVACNAEHNWNEGANWMYILAYDDGTVESPEPEQADTARDFNYLIRPCQHCTDAPCEKVCPTTARHTREDGGLVLTDYDVCIGCRYCQVACPYGVNYFQWDDPEVPDEELNEDMIYDDRDRWVSSRGPRGVMEKCIFDPARQDGQMGEDMVGTTACEDACPPGAIQFGDMNDPDSDPRQYLENVPLARAREQAPDDDDELQEAIAILDGDEEPDEMDEEDAMELLEAEFGDDGSRFKLLEEFNTNPNVTYIGNEPGANAEQVEGPVAYADVGQVDNRKTVLDEKTVGFNELSL
- a CDS encoding (R)-citramalate synthase; this encodes MPVQHSTEQTIPSDRTVRLLDTTLRDGEQAPGVSLSPDEKVEIARALERTGVDVIEAGSACTGAGERQAIARVTDLDLEATVTSFCRGMRSDIDLALDCDVDGVHIVVPASDRHVEDKVGTSREDNLERTAELVEYATSHDLWVEVIGEDGSRADLDYLEELGTTALETGADRTCFADTVGHTGPERTAQAVERLAQLGPVSAHTHDDLGLGVTNALAAISAGADLVHCTVNGLGERAGNVALEEVAIALSHVYGVDTVELEELYDLAQIVSRSTGVQLPPNKAVIGENAFTHESGIHTDGTLKDDKMYEPYAPETVGRERRIALGKHTGRAGVKATLEEHDVEAGDDEIAEIATRVTELGDRGRRVTDADLLAVAEDVTGDDRERVVELLDLTATSGGAVPTASIRLEVAGEERVASGTGSGPVDAAVSAVREALGSAADAELESYRVDAVTGGTDAVVTVEVTMAKDDRSVTVARSEADITRASVEAMVDALDRLLAVEAEPLAPADD